The nucleotide sequence GCATGCCCGCATTGCCGATCCGCCGCGCGTAGCCGCGTCGTCCATTCCATGTCGGATTCCCAGCAGGCCCGGCCTGTCATCGCCGTGGTCGGGCCCACAGGTTCGGGCAAATCGGATCTGGGCGTCAACATCGCCCTGGCGCTCGGTGGCGAAGTCATCAATGCTGACGCGCTGCAGTTCTACCGGGGCATGGACATCGGCACAGCCAAGATCAGCATGGAAGAGCGGAAAGGCGTTCCGCATCATCTCCTGGACATCATGGATGTCACGCAAGAGGCAAGCGTGGCGGACTTCCAAAGCGAATGCCGCGCAGTCATCGCGGACATCCACTCCAGGGGGAAGCACGCCATTCTGGTCGGCGGATCCGGACTGTACGTGCGCGCGGCCCTGGACATCCTGGAGTTTCCGGGAACGGATCCCGCTCTGCGCCGAAGCCTCGAGGACGAATACGAAGCCAAAGGACTGGCTCCGCTCAGGGCCCGCCTGGAGGAAGTGGACCCGGTCTCGGCAGCCCGTCTTGGCGACGCCCGAAGGGTAATTCGTGCTTTGGAGGTCCACGGACTGACAGGTCGAGCCTTCAGTTCATTCATGCCCCAGAGGGAGTACTATCAACCCGCTGTTCAGATCGGCCTTTCCGTTGACCGCGAAGAACTCAGGGAGCGGCTTGCCCGCCGAGTGCACCGCATGGTCGAGACCGGCCTGGAGAACGAGGTCGCGCGACTCGACACCCTGGGATTGCGCCAGGGCAAAACAGCATCAAGGGCTCTGGGGTACGCCCAGTTCCTCAAAGTCCTGGACGGTGAGATGGACGTGCCGGCCGCGGCCGAGGAGACCATCGTCGCCACAAGGCAGTTCGCGCGCCGCCAGCTCACCTGGTTCCGTGCAGACCCACGGATCTCATGGTTGGACTGGAAGGACCCCGGGCTGACATCCCGGGCCGTGTCGGCAATCCTCGCCCAGGAGTAACCTTGGGTGATTTCTGGCCGAACACACGTGGAAGGTAGCCTTGGTTCCATGGATGAAACCGCCTCAGTTCCCACCCGCCAGCCCTCGGCTGCCGGGGCTGCCGAACCCACATCGAGCCTTGCCGGATTGGCGTTCTCTAAAGGGCACGGGACAGGCAACGATTTCGTCCTGATCGCCGATCCCGGCGACGCCCACGAGATCACTCCCGAACAGGTGGCACACTTGTGCGATCGCCACACGGGCATCGGTGGCGACGGACTTATCCGTGCAGTTCCCTCGCGGTTCCTCCCGGAAGGGCGGGCACTCCTGGAAGTGGACCCTGCTGCGGAGTGGTTCATGGACTACCGCAACGGCGACGGTTCGCTGTCCGAAATGTGCGGCAACGGCGTGCGCGTCTTCGTTCACTTCCTCAATGAGCAGGGATTGGTGGACCTTGGTCCCGGCGAAACCCTCACCATCGGCACGCGTGGCGGAGTCAAGAAAGTAGTCCGTACCGTGAACGGATACGCGGTGGACATGGG is from Paenarthrobacter nicotinovorans and encodes:
- the miaA gene encoding tRNA (adenosine(37)-N6)-dimethylallyltransferase MiaA, whose protein sequence is MSDSQQARPVIAVVGPTGSGKSDLGVNIALALGGEVINADALQFYRGMDIGTAKISMEERKGVPHHLLDIMDVTQEASVADFQSECRAVIADIHSRGKHAILVGGSGLYVRAALDILEFPGTDPALRRSLEDEYEAKGLAPLRARLEEVDPVSAARLGDARRVIRALEVHGLTGRAFSSFMPQREYYQPAVQIGLSVDREELRERLARRVHRMVETGLENEVARLDTLGLRQGKTASRALGYAQFLKVLDGEMDVPAAAEETIVATRQFARRQLTWFRADPRISWLDWKDPGLTSRAVSAILAQE